One stretch of Deltaproteobacteria bacterium DNA includes these proteins:
- a CDS encoding transposase: MSTRIPHDGSYKSLFSHPEMVESLIRDFVPEDWVRGLDFSTLERQNGSYVSDDLRERHDDIVWRVRFRGDWIYVYLLIEFQSAVDPWMALRIMTYAGLLYQDLIRSGLIANGDALPPLFPLVLYNGPDTWTARLDMAELIAPISPS; this comes from the coding sequence ATGAGTACCCGTATTCCCCATGACGGCTCGTACAAAAGCCTCTTCAGCCATCCGGAAATGGTCGAAAGCCTGATCCGGGACTTCGTGCCCGAGGACTGGGTCCGCGGGCTGGATTTTTCCACTCTGGAACGCCAGAACGGCAGCTACGTCAGCGACGATCTCCGCGAACGCCACGATGACATCGTCTGGCGCGTCCGTTTTCGCGGCGACTGGATCTACGTCTATCTGCTGATCGAATTCCAAAGCGCCGTGGACCCTTGGATGGCCCTGCGCATCATGACCTATGCCGGCCTCCTGTACCAGGACCTCATCCGCAGCGGGCTTATCGCCAATGGCGACGCCCTGCCGCCGCTCTTTCCCCTGGTCCTCTACAACGGCCCCGACACCTGGACCGCCCGACTGGACATGGCCGAACTGATCGCGCCCATATCCCCGTCCC